In the genome of Magnolia sinica isolate HGM2019 chromosome 2, MsV1, whole genome shotgun sequence, one region contains:
- the LOC131225620 gene encoding uncharacterized protein LOC131225620 — translation MEAIIEETEPLFTTDIMQARLLDRFRMPQITPLSGATDPSEHLESFRVWMELHNASFAVMCRAFSLTLSGAARLWFKQLKPNSISLFSQFGQIFITNFIKGKKRLKPASHLLHVIQKEGELLKDYFKRFNLEVMQVQKNFQELALTAIMGGLRDPKFLFSLDKNPLTTTADLLNRS, via the coding sequence ATGGAAGCGATAATAGAAGAAACTGAGCCTCTGTTCACTACTGACATTATGCAAGCGCGTTTGCTGGACAGGTTCCGAATGCCGCAAATCACCCCCTTATCGGGGGCTACCGACCCGTCCGAACATCTGGAATCCTTCAGAGTCTGGATGGAACTCCACAACGCATCCTTTGCGGTgatgtgccgagcattctcccTGACCTTAAGCGGAGCCGCCCGACTGTGGTTCAAGCAGTTGAAGCCGAATTCCATTAGCTTATTCTCCCAATTCGGACAGATTTTCATCACGAACTTCATCAAGGGAAAGAAAAGGCTTAAACCAGCTTCACACCTTCTCCACGTCATCCAAAAAGAAGGAGAATTGCTGAAAGACTACTTTAAGCGCTTCAACCTTGAAGTAATGCAAGTGCAGAAAAACTTTCAAGAACTTGCTCTGACTGCGATCATGGGAGGATTAAGGGACCCCAAGTTTCTCTTCTCGCTGGATAAAAACCCGCTAACAACGACGGCTGACCTATTGAACAGGTCGTAA